A single Ruficoccus amylovorans DNA region contains:
- a CDS encoding PEP-CTERM sorting domain-containing protein, with protein MKKIILLSLAACATLSSYAATFNLWGVHDAIIDVDDSGTVTAIIGANDNYHWDKGGSGSAAWDNRTGMKAFLSTAEFNGTTVGTALTSLDWTMLNTGASDDNLYFNIVVTDGQGGYAILSPRTYSRTDTGYKPGNASYQYRVNEATANWAGPTGTVDWADIQDLVIASGGFADAPDTLTGAAQYQGDPVYQDSNWSDWASAYGAAGAADDGLIITIGQSIWYGQSPMIQLSDIMVNGEASSFNKTGNDTVEVIPETGGNESYSASTPGEKVTAVASKDSSMTSLTVTGGSGSTVFQFMNNALLTMDGGSGSAEVGEGATMTGEGSLAGDLTVSNGGILRGSISIIGNTTLGAGSIFAPGFSPGATYNDGNLTVQDGATVEFEVEGLAEATGTFENPTVGQYDQLFYSGDVDIQDGATVEIAPYAGFAFTEVGEILNLIYAEGSITVGENVTVQGTGAYAGYTFGLSVGTDTFDGNIYNVLQAELLNVPEPATYALIAAIGALGLAVIRRRRQS; from the coding sequence ATGAAAAAAATAATCCTCCTATCACTGGCTGCGTGTGCGACTCTCTCCAGTTACGCAGCAACCTTTAATCTCTGGGGTGTTCACGACGCCATCATCGACGTCGATGACTCCGGCACCGTCACCGCGATTATCGGCGCCAACGATAACTACCACTGGGACAAGGGCGGCAGCGGTTCCGCCGCCTGGGACAACCGCACCGGGATGAAGGCCTTCCTCTCGACCGCGGAGTTCAACGGCACGACCGTCGGCACTGCCCTCACCTCCCTCGACTGGACGATGCTGAATACCGGCGCCAGCGACGACAACCTGTACTTCAACATCGTCGTCACCGACGGTCAGGGCGGCTACGCCATTCTCTCCCCGCGCACCTACAGCCGCACCGATACCGGCTACAAGCCCGGCAATGCCAGCTACCAGTATCGCGTCAATGAAGCCACTGCCAACTGGGCCGGACCGACCGGTACGGTTGATTGGGCCGATATCCAAGATCTCGTCATCGCCAGCGGCGGCTTCGCCGACGCCCCTGACACCCTGACCGGTGCGGCTCAATACCAGGGAGACCCCGTCTATCAGGACTCGAACTGGAGTGACTGGGCATCCGCTTACGGAGCCGCTGGCGCGGCCGATGACGGCCTCATCATCACCATCGGCCAGAGCATCTGGTACGGCCAGTCGCCGATGATCCAGCTCAGCGACATCATGGTCAACGGGGAGGCATCCAGCTTTAACAAAACCGGTAACGACACGGTGGAAGTCATCCCCGAAACCGGCGGCAATGAAAGCTACAGCGCCAGCACCCCCGGCGAGAAAGTCACCGCCGTGGCCAGCAAGGACTCGAGCATGACCTCGCTCACCGTCACCGGCGGCAGTGGCAGCACGGTTTTCCAGTTCATGAACAACGCTCTGCTGACGATGGACGGCGGCAGCGGCTCAGCCGAAGTCGGTGAAGGCGCGACCATGACCGGCGAAGGCTCACTCGCGGGCGACCTCACCGTCAGCAACGGCGGCATCTTGCGCGGTTCCATCTCCATCATCGGCAACACCACGCTGGGTGCTGGTTCCATCTTCGCGCCGGGCTTTTCGCCGGGCGCTACCTACAACGACGGCAACCTCACCGTTCAGGACGGCGCTACGGTGGAATTTGAAGTCGAGGGGCTGGCCGAAGCAACCGGGACGTTTGAAAATCCCACCGTCGGCCAGTACGACCAGCTCTTTTACTCGGGTGACGTTGACATCCAGGACGGAGCCACCGTTGAAATCGCCCCTTATGCCGGGTTCGCCTTTACCGAAGTCGGTGAAATCCTCAATCTGATCTACGCCGAAGGCAGCATCACCGTCGGAGAAAACGTGACTGTCCAGGGCACGGGGGCCTACGCAGGCTACACCTTCGGCTTGAGCGTTGGGACCGATACCTTCGACGGGAACATCTACAACGTCCTCCAGGCCGAACTGCTCAACGTTCCCGAGCCCGCCACCTACGCCTTGATCGCCGCCATCGGTGCGCTCGGCCTCGCGGTCATCCGCCGTCGCCGCCAAAGCTGA
- a CDS encoding Minf_1886 family protein — translation MSEHKDFGEVVELIIKEDGRFDKGAYYFVRQGLDHTLRNLDNEPGGHPRHVSGQELLEGIRDYAHNQYGPMAYSLLDHWGIRRCDDFGEIVFNLVEYGVLGKTENDKKEDFSGGYDFREAFLKPYLPKNSKGELHPEQS, via the coding sequence ATGAGTGAACATAAAGATTTCGGCGAAGTGGTGGAGCTAATCATCAAAGAAGATGGCCGGTTCGACAAGGGGGCGTATTATTTCGTGCGCCAGGGGCTCGACCACACCCTGCGCAACCTCGACAACGAACCCGGCGGTCACCCCCGGCATGTTTCCGGCCAGGAGCTGCTGGAAGGTATTCGCGACTACGCCCACAACCAATACGGCCCCATGGCGTACAGCCTGCTTGACCACTGGGGTATCCGTCGGTGCGACGACTTCGGCGAGATCGTCTTCAATCTCGTGGAGTACGGCGTGCTCGGCAAAACCGAGAACGACAAGAAAGAGGATTTTTCAGGCGGCTACGATTTTCGAGAGGCATTCCTCAAGCCCTACCTGCCCAAAAACTCCAAGGGCGAACTCCACCCCGAGCAGAGTTAA
- the msrB gene encoding peptide-methionine (R)-S-oxide reductase MsrB: MSHTSDLREKLTPTQYAVACEGGTEPPFRNAYWDNKKPGLYVDVISGKPLFASTDKFDSGTGWPSFTRPVDGSEIVEVSDTSHGMVRTEVRSKTGDAHLGHVFPDGPGPDGLRYCINSASLRFIPVADLEKEGYGEYAKLFQGAVSVPEKK; encoded by the coding sequence ATGAGCCATACATCCGACCTGCGCGAAAAACTGACTCCGACCCAGTACGCCGTGGCCTGCGAAGGCGGCACCGAGCCGCCGTTCCGCAACGCCTATTGGGACAACAAGAAGCCGGGCCTCTACGTCGATGTCATTTCGGGCAAGCCGCTCTTTGCCTCGACGGACAAATTCGACTCAGGCACGGGCTGGCCGAGCTTTACCCGCCCGGTGGACGGGTCTGAAATCGTCGAGGTGAGCGATACGTCTCATGGGATGGTTCGCACTGAGGTCCGCTCGAAGACGGGCGATGCCCACCTCGGGCATGTCTTCCCGGATGGACCGGGGCCTGACGGCCTGCGCTACTGCATCAACAGCGCCTCCCTGCGCTTCATCCCCGTGGCCGACCTCGAAAAAGAGGGCTACGGCGAATACGCCAAGCTTTTCCAGGGCGCAGTGTCCGTCCCGGAAAAGAAGTAA
- a CDS encoding M16 family metallopeptidase, with amino-acid sequence MSAPARTISSDQTLLNDLFRDPVHRRTLPNGLTVVSRQDFSAELVSVQLWVKTGSIHEGDWTGAGLSHFLEHMLFKGTPTRGPLDISREVHAIGGGINAYTSFDRTVYYIDAPSEQAEVAFDILADMGLRATIPDAEFTSERDVILREIDMGLDDPDRELFQAFAQTAFRQHPYRFPVIGLRPLFEQVTREGLYGYYKSRYQPGNMVLVVVGALEDAQVDELAEKYFGDALPGLSPCPVVAAESPQLASRTERLSGDYNIVRGMAGYKIPGLADPAAPALDMLASLLGNGKSSLLWQVLREDKRLVQHIDASCWNPGGQGLLWISYLCDPGRREQVESEIRRVMARDVFSAITKENLAKAVRQALVGEVNGRKTMSGQASRLGVAETVLGELDYPRLYFTRLAALTPDDLKAAARRYLNESGLTEVTLEPKATSSAAGKETARTREVPDFSETTLPNGARLLVQADPSFPKVHLRLALLGGPALDPAEAPGAGGVLASLLTRDTERRGAGEIAAEVDRVGGVFSEFIGNNTFGLSVEVLPADFPLAVSLLGDALLSLRPTGESFEIEREGQLSSLLEDEDEILDYGRRRLRRRFYGKHGFANDYLGTREGLEKLTLAQVETLRGQLVRGPNVVLAVSGAVDESAVKAALEPVLSRLSAEPAPVPAALPSDPVETGTFVERLPREQAVVLEAYPDAGVRDEDFRTGEVLDELLSGMSSRLFETVREKAGLAYYVGACRTPGLDGGMFTLYAGTHPGAVSAVLAEYDREIERLRSGGVTEEELSACRTRLKVQKRQGLQAIGARAMQAALNALYGQPINNTREYPARIDAVTAEAVTDFARRYLAPERRLRLTVEPRK; translated from the coding sequence ATGAGCGCACCCGCCCGAACGATTTCCTCCGACCAGACCTTGCTGAACGATTTGTTCCGCGACCCTGTGCACCGCCGCACTCTGCCCAACGGCCTGACCGTGGTTTCACGGCAGGATTTCTCGGCGGAACTGGTTTCGGTCCAGCTCTGGGTAAAGACTGGCAGCATCCACGAGGGCGACTGGACCGGGGCGGGGCTTTCGCACTTTCTGGAGCATATGCTTTTCAAGGGCACGCCGACGCGCGGCCCGCTCGACATCAGCCGCGAGGTTCACGCCATCGGCGGCGGCATCAACGCCTACACCTCGTTCGACCGCACGGTTTACTATATCGACGCCCCCTCCGAGCAGGCCGAAGTCGCTTTTGACATCCTGGCGGACATGGGGCTGCGCGCGACCATCCCCGACGCGGAGTTTACCTCCGAGCGCGACGTCATCCTGCGCGAGATCGACATGGGCCTCGACGATCCCGACCGCGAGCTCTTTCAAGCCTTCGCGCAGACCGCCTTCCGGCAGCACCCGTATCGCTTCCCGGTCATCGGGCTGCGGCCGCTCTTCGAGCAGGTGACCCGCGAGGGGCTTTACGGCTATTATAAAAGCCGCTACCAGCCCGGCAACATGGTGCTCGTGGTGGTCGGCGCGCTCGAAGATGCCCAGGTGGACGAGTTGGCCGAAAAGTACTTCGGCGATGCGCTGCCCGGTCTGAGCCCCTGCCCGGTGGTGGCCGCAGAGTCGCCCCAACTGGCCAGCCGCACGGAGCGCCTGAGCGGAGACTACAATATCGTGCGCGGCATGGCCGGGTACAAAATCCCCGGACTGGCGGACCCGGCGGCCCCGGCGTTGGACATGCTGGCCTCGCTCCTGGGTAACGGCAAAAGCTCGCTGCTGTGGCAAGTGCTGCGCGAAGACAAGCGCCTCGTCCAGCACATCGACGCCAGTTGCTGGAATCCCGGCGGGCAAGGGCTGCTCTGGATATCCTACCTGTGCGATCCCGGACGGCGTGAGCAGGTCGAGTCCGAGATCCGGCGGGTGATGGCCCGCGATGTTTTCAGTGCCATCACAAAGGAGAATCTCGCCAAGGCCGTGCGCCAGGCGCTGGTGGGTGAGGTCAATGGGCGCAAAACCATGTCCGGGCAGGCTTCCCGGCTCGGGGTGGCCGAGACCGTGCTGGGTGAACTCGACTACCCGCGCCTGTACTTCACGCGTCTGGCGGCCCTGACCCCGGACGACCTGAAAGCCGCTGCCCGTCGCTACCTGAACGAGTCCGGCCTGACCGAAGTCACCCTGGAGCCGAAAGCCACTTCCTCCGCCGCCGGAAAGGAAACCGCCCGTACCCGCGAGGTGCCGGACTTTTCCGAAACGACGTTGCCCAACGGCGCGCGCCTGCTCGTGCAGGCCGATCCATCTTTCCCCAAGGTCCACCTGCGCCTGGCCCTGCTGGGCGGTCCCGCGCTCGACCCGGCGGAAGCGCCCGGTGCGGGTGGCGTGCTGGCCTCGCTCCTGACCCGTGACACCGAGCGCCGGGGTGCGGGCGAGATTGCCGCCGAGGTGGATCGCGTGGGCGGCGTTTTCAGCGAGTTTATCGGCAATAACACCTTCGGGCTCTCGGTTGAGGTGCTGCCGGCGGATTTCCCGCTGGCGGTCTCCTTGCTGGGAGACGCCCTGCTGTCTCTGCGCCCAACGGGCGAGTCGTTCGAAATCGAGCGCGAGGGGCAGCTCTCTTCACTGCTGGAGGATGAGGATGAAATCCTCGACTACGGACGCCGTCGCCTGCGCCGCCGCTTCTACGGGAAGCACGGCTTTGCCAACGACTATCTGGGCACTCGCGAAGGTTTGGAAAAGCTCACGCTGGCCCAGGTCGAAACCCTGCGCGGACAACTCGTGCGCGGTCCGAATGTCGTCCTCGCCGTCTCGGGGGCAGTGGACGAGTCCGCCGTCAAGGCCGCACTGGAGCCGGTTCTCTCGCGTCTGAGTGCCGAGCCCGCACCCGTCCCGGCAGCGCTTCCGTCCGACCCCGTCGAGACGGGAACCTTTGTCGAACGGCTGCCCCGCGAGCAGGCGGTCGTGCTGGAGGCCTACCCGGACGCGGGGGTGAGGGACGAGGATTTCCGCACCGGCGAGGTGCTCGATGAGCTGCTCAGCGGCATGTCCAGCCGACTCTTTGAAACCGTCCGCGAAAAGGCTGGTCTGGCCTATTACGTTGGGGCCTGCCGTACGCCGGGGCTGGATGGCGGGATGTTCACGCTCTACGCCGGGACCCATCCGGGCGCGGTTTCGGCCGTTTTGGCCGAGTACGATCGCGAAATCGAGCGCCTGCGCTCAGGCGGTGTGACCGAGGAGGAACTCTCTGCCTGCCGCACCCGCCTGAAGGTACAGAAGCGCCAGGGCTTGCAGGCCATCGGCGCCCGCGCCATGCAGGCCGCGCTCAATGCCCTCTACGGCCAGCCCATCAATAATACCCGCGAGTATCCGGCACGCATCGACGCGGTCACGGCGGAGGCGGTCACCGACTTTGCCCGACGCTACCTGGCTCCGGAACGGCGGTTGCGGCTGACGGTTGAACCCCGGAAATAG